The following are encoded together in the Cicer arietinum cultivar CDC Frontier isolate Library 1 chromosome 2, Cicar.CDCFrontier_v2.0, whole genome shotgun sequence genome:
- the LOC101497565 gene encoding uncharacterized protein produces MNNFVKSIDASAYMKTVIKIFEQLDNFVEEIGEQNIVQLVTDNGSNYVLTGKLLTTKRPHLFWNSCAAHCLDLMLEDIGKIAKVKTVIQRGTSIVGFIYNHTLTLNTTEKNTDNVELVRHVTKFATTFLTLQRLHKQKANLRKMFTLEEWLKSKTTNDHKGNNATRIVLLTSFWNDIIYTLKVMGPLVQLSRLVDNEKNPAMGYIYATMIKAKEDIQKAFNEQARMYIDVFAIIDEMWKCQLHHPLHAAGYYLNPKYFYSKSKIENDPILVEGLHLCIETLSESHQTSYMNITELAEYKIANGLFGLGEAIRQRWWKTYRAQTPLLEVLAIKVLSLTCSSSRYERNWSTFEHIHSRQRSRLEHKRLEDLVFVKYNQALKECYDCCDVIDPIALNDDDDDDYINDFEVGDLRENGEPIEELVYAGGLH; encoded by the exons ATGAACAATTTTGTGAAGAGTATTGATGCTTCTGCCTACATGAAGACTGTGATTAAGATATTTGAACAATTGGACAATTTTGTCGAGGAGATTGGTGAGCAAAATATTGTGCAATTGGTTACTGACAATGGAAGTAATTATGTATTGACTGGTAAACTATTAACTACCAAGAGACCACACCTGTTTTGGAATTCGTGTGCTGCACATTGTCTAGACTTGATGTTAGAAGATATTGGAAAGATTGCTAAGGTTAAAACTGTTATTCAAAGAGGGACTAGTATTGTCGGCTTCATTTATAACCACACATTGACGTTGAACACAACGGAGAAGAACACTGACAACGTTGAGTTGGTTAGACATGTCACAAAATTTGCTACCACATTTCTTACTTTACAAAGATTACATAAACAAAAAGCCAACCTTAGAAAGATGTTCACTTTAGAAGAATGGTTGAAGTCCAAGACAACTAACGACCATAAGGGAAATAATGCAACCCGTATTGTACTTTTGACATCATTTTGGAATGATATTATCTACACTCTTAAGGTTATGGGACCTCTTGTACAACTGTCAAGACTTGTTGATAATGAGAAAAACCCTGCAATGGGTTACATATATGCAACAATGATCAAGGCCAAGGAGGATATTCAAAAAGCTTTCAATGAACAAGCAAGAATGTATATAGATGTATTTGCAATCATTGATGAAATGTGGAAATGTCAACTTCATCATCCATTGCATGCTGCAGGCTACTACCTAAATCCGAAGTATTTTTATAGCAAATCAAAAATTGAGAATGACCCCATATTGGTGGAAGGTCTTCATTTATGCATCGAAACACTTAGTGAAAGTCATCAAACGAGTTACATGAATATAACAGAGTTGGCGGAATATAAGATTGCTAATGGTCTCTTTGGATTGGGTGAAGCAATAAGACAAAGG TGGTGGAAGACTTATCGAGCACAAACTCCACTTTTGGAAGTATTGGCCATTAAAGTGTTGAGTTTGACATGCAGTTCTTCAAGATATGAGCGTAATTGGAGTACTTTTGAGCAT ATTCATTCCAGGCAGAGAAGTAGACTTGAGCATAAGAGGTTGGAAGACTTGGTTTTTGTTAAGTATAATCAGGCTCTGAAAGAGTGTTATGATTGTTGTGATGTGATTGATCCAATCGCCttgaatgatgatgatgatgatgattatatcaaTGACTTTGAAGTGGGAGACTTGAGGGAAAATGGTGAACCTATTGAAGAATTAGTTTATGCCGGTGGTCTACATTAG
- the LOC101497238 gene encoding uncharacterized protein: protein MITKYGGVVEAKTVQWSSLLCLVHPYQSLLSKDVEELTTGCRVGTTTKEKLRRVIKWVRQSRSTICNIKLQSTTQKIECLPRNWTVLEERDPTDCSSLMEVSQLTTLCKTFVLASICEIVSLCNARTPGDTVKEKIFLSRRVCETGSNNLVEDLLCTGCQLCGSPLDSESEQNAFPLVCSKSSSRLHTVCSIYRPFMLYVWDESYFMPVLVKNKAAEILFGNMKAENVYSSYREQMLNQNPGSGNKNKNKGADASLANNIKPSGEGFLSASLVEEDKSLQLEEKYPPTKRFNFYHVWLIFLKLLLKQGKNSPLKFEIIVDPSLNVENGKFEIVSATLPCFENCL, encoded by the exons ATGATTACTAAATACGGCGGTGTTGTTGAGGCTAAAACCGTTCAGTGGTCTTCTCTGCTTTGCTTGGTTCATCCTTACCAATCACTTCTTTCAAAGG ATGTTGAAGAGTTGACAACGGGTTGTCGAGTTGGGACAACAACCAAGGAGAAGCTAAGAAGGGTCATAAAGTGGGTGCGGCAGTCTCGGTCCACCATCTGCAACATCAAGTTGCAGTCTACTACTCAA AAAATAGAGTGCCTACCTAGAAACTGGACAGTTCTTGAAGAGAGAGATCCTACAGACTGCTCTTCGCTTATGGAAGTCTCTCAGCTAACAACATTGTGCAAGACTTTCGTCCTTGCCTCGATTTGTGAAATTGTTTCATTATGTAACGCCAGGACTCCTGGTGATactgtgaaagagaagattttCCTTAGTAGGAGAGTATGTGAAACTGGGAGTAATAACTTGGTGGAAGATCTCTTATGCACTGGCTGCCAGCTATGTGGTTCACCCTTAGATTCAGA ATCTGAGCAAAATGCTTTTCCACTAGTTTGTTCGAAAAGTTCAAGCCGCCTTCATACAGTATGCTCGATATATAGGCCTTTCATG TTATATGTGTGGGATGAGTCATACTTCATGCCGGTTCTCGTCAAGAACAAGGCCGCAGAAATCTTATTTGGAAATATGAAAGCTGAAAATGTCTATTCAAGTTATAGAGAACAAATGCTTAACCAAAACCCTGGTTCTGGAAATAAAAACAAGAATAAAGGTGCCGATGCAAGTCTTGCTAATAACATAAAACCTTCTGGGGAAGGATTTCTTAGTGCTAGTTTGGTAGAAGAGGATAAGAGCTTGCAATTGGAGGAAAAATATCCTCCTACTAAACGGTTCAACTTTTATCATGTCTGGTTAATTTTTCTGAAATTGTTACTGAAACAAGGAAAGAATAGTCCTCTAAAATTTGAGATCATTGTTGATCCCAGCTTAAATGTTGAAAatggaaaatttgaaattgtttcTGCTACATTGCCCTGttttgaaaactgtttataa
- the LOC101494414 gene encoding uncharacterized protein: MGNEENVKHLEDCSVSNALGTWVFSVAGALLAIPVGIKRKSLAPLVFFGTTGTMLDIIMGITACEREHAERQMKLLEDQNAAAAETLLDDTNIDS, translated from the exons ATGGGAAATGAAGAAAATGTGAAGCACCTTGAAGACTGCTCTGTTTCCAA TGCATTGGGCACTTGGGTATTCTCTGTAGCAGGAGCTTTGCTGGCAATTCCAGTAGGGATAAAGCGCAAATCGCTAGCGCCCCTTGTATTTTTTGGCACCACCGGTACTATGCTGGATATTATTATGGGAATTACGGCATGTGAAAGGGAACATGCCGAACGTCAAATGAAGCTGCTTGAAGATCAAAATGCTGCTGCAGCTGAAACTTTGTTGGATGACACAAATATTGATTCATAG